From a region of the Rubidibacter lacunae KORDI 51-2 genome:
- a CDS encoding THxN family PEP-CTERM protein, whose amino-acid sequence MKYTSVFGIVTSLSVIGASAALTAAPTHAATFRIGDSDGDWTDILLSNGGGLNDPTVVTGTASGNERYIGWGNPADTYKSYYSYTGIGTVDIEEDQIFKFGTFRHYNNPIFNPTAVEVTLDITLNFDIPNVTETFQFTFDHFETPNNLNPCPAGDTQPCADIVSVPTINTTNTFVYDGHEYSLQFVGFSPDDSPTVNDPNDIELSDLFISDEYRINTAFLYGKITKGDPVAVPEPTSMLGVMIAAGGGFWLKRKRDCQ is encoded by the coding sequence GTGAAATACACCAGTGTCTTCGGTATCGTTACGTCTCTCTCTGTGATCGGTGCCTCGGCAGCATTGACTGCTGCACCCACACATGCAGCCACTTTTCGGATAGGTGATTCCGATGGGGATTGGACGGACATTCTGCTAAGCAACGGGGGCGGATTAAACGATCCGACTGTTGTCACCGGTACTGCCAGCGGCAACGAGCGCTACATTGGCTGGGGGAATCCCGCAGATACTTACAAAAGCTATTACAGCTACACGGGTATTGGTACGGTTGACATCGAAGAGGACCAGATCTTCAAGTTCGGGACTTTCCGGCATTACAACAATCCAATTTTCAACCCGACAGCTGTTGAGGTAACGCTAGACATTACGTTGAACTTCGATATACCTAACGTGACAGAGACGTTCCAGTTCACCTTCGACCACTTCGAGACGCCAAATAACCTAAATCCTTGCCCTGCTGGCGATACACAACCCTGCGCTGATATCGTGAGCGTTCCGACGATCAATACAACAAATACGTTTGTGTACGACGGGCACGAGTACTCGTTGCAGTTTGTGGGTTTCAGTCCGGACGATTCTCCAACAGTTAATGACCCGAATGATATAGAACTGAGCGACTTGTTTATTTCAGATGAGTACAGGATCAATACTGCATTTCTCTACGGCAAGATAACGAAAGGCGACCCGGTTGCAGTACCCGAGCCGACTTCGATGCTTGGGGTCATGATTGCAGCAGGAGGAGGTTTTTGGCTTAAGCGCAAGCGCGATTGTCAGTAA